The Armatimonadota bacterium genomic sequence TAGACCCCCAGGTGCGGGAGATCCCGGGTGTCCATCTGTTCGACATAGACGACCTGGGCGGGGGCGTCGAGGCGGCCGCCGCGGGCCGTGTCGGCGAGGTCGAGGCCGCCGGCCACATCGCCGCCGAGGCCGCCGACAAGTTCTGCCACTGGCTGGCCGCGCGCGGGGCGGCGCCCTTGCTGGCGGCGCTGCGCGCGCACTTCGAGCAGGCGCGCCGGCAGCAGCTCGAGAAGTTCGCGCCCAAGCTGCAGCGTCTATCGCTCGCCGACCGCAAGTGGGTGGAGCAGATGACGCGCTCTCTGGTCAAGCGCTTGCTGCACGAGCCGACGGTCAAACTCAAGCAGGAGCTGGCGCAGGGCAACGGCAAGTCGGCGGATGCCCTGGTGCGCATGTACGACCTGGAGGCACGCGCGGACGAGGTCGAGCGTTGCACGCGATGATGCGCCTCGGCACCCGGGGCAGCAAGCTGGCGCTTGCACAGTCGCGGCGCGTGGCGGAGGCGCTCGGTCGTCTCGGCGCGGAGGTCACTTTGGCGACCATCACCACCAGCGGCGATCGCGCGGTGATGACGCCCCCCGCCCCCAACGCGACCGGCCTCTTTGTCAAGGAGCTGGAAACCGCCCTGCGGGAACGACGCATTGACCTGGCGGTGCACAGCCTCAAGGACCTGACCACGGTGCTGCCGCCGGGGCTGATCCTGGGCGCGGTGCTGCCGCGCGATTCAGCCTTGGACGCCCTGGTCTGCCGCGAGCGCGGGAGGCGGTTGGATGACCTTCCCCGGCGGGCGCGGGTGGGAACCTCGAGCCCGCGGCGGCGCGCGCAGCTTCTACACTACCGATCGGACTTGCAGGTATCGCCCCTGCGCGGCAATGTTGACACCCGCCTGCGCCGGCTTGACGGCGGCGCATTCGACGCTATCGTCCTGGCGCGCGCAGGGCTGACCCGGCTCGGTTTGGAGCAGGCGCAGCCGTGGGACATCCCGCCCGAGATCTGCCTGCCGGCCCCCGGCCAGGGCGCCCTGGTGGTAGAGATTCGCGACGACGACGCGCCGACGGCGATGCTGGTGGCGGCGCTCGATGACCCGCCGACGCGCGCATGCGTGACCGCCGAGCGGCGGTTCCTGCAAGCCTTGGGGGGCGGTTGCCACGCGGCGGTGGGAGCGCTGGCGCGCAGCGAAGGAGACATGATTCTGCTGACCGGGGCAGTGGCGAGCCCCGACGGCCGCGAGCTGCTGCGCGCCTCGACCCAGGGCGCGCTCACCGCTGCGGTGGAGCTGGGGGAGAGTCTAGCACGCGAGCTGCAGGGGCGCGGCGCGGACGCGCTGATCGAGGCGGCGGCATGAGCATGGGGAAAGTGATTCTCGTGGGCGCCGGTCCGGGTGACCTCGGCCTGATGACGGTGCGCGGTTTGGAGGTGCTGCGCGCCGCCGATGTCGTGGTATATGATCGCCTGGCCAACCCGGCGCTGCTCGGCGAGGTTCGCAAGGACGCCAGGCTCATCTACGCCGGCAAGGGGCCGGGCGGGATGAAGCAGGCGCAAATCAACGCCGCGTTGGTGGAGCAGGCGCAGGCGGGCCATGTCGTATGCCGGCTAAAGGGGGGCGACCCGTTCCTCTTCGGCCGGGGCGGCGAAGAGGCATCATATCTCGTCGCCCACGGCGTGCCTTTCGAGGTCGTGCCGGGGATCACTTCGGCGATCGCGGTGCCGGCCTATGCGGGGATTCCGGTGACCGATCGACGGCTCGCCTCCACCGTCGCCATGGCCTCGGGGCATCCAGCCGAGGACGGCGATGGCAGC encodes the following:
- the hemC gene encoding hydroxymethylbilane synthase; its protein translation is MMRLGTRGSKLALAQSRRVAEALGRLGAEVTLATITTSGDRAVMTPPAPNATGLFVKELETALRERRIDLAVHSLKDLTTVLPPGLILGAVLPRDSALDALVCRERGRRLDDLPRRARVGTSSPRRRAQLLHYRSDLQVSPLRGNVDTRLRRLDGGAFDAIVLARAGLTRLGLEQAQPWDIPPEICLPAPGQGALVVEIRDDDAPTAMLVAALDDPPTRACVTAERRFLQALGGGCHAAVGALARSEGDMILLTGAVASPDGRELLRASTQGALTAAVELGESLARELQGRGADALIEAAA